The following proteins are encoded in a genomic region of Hymenobacter siberiensis:
- a CDS encoding PAS domain-containing sensor histidine kinase has protein sequence MPDSPHPPLPADLLSSQDLLQVVLNTSQNGIMLLRPVYDATGTTIVDLAWAYLNPAARQMLSLPEHPTESFLSLFPTAVAAGVFGFYRDAFLSGQEARRQNNYQHDGLNGYYLLVAQRQGEVLVVNFTDTNDQTRSAIVEELRISQARELEARAETEQQRQQLEQMLHDAPAMICVFDGPQHTFQFVNQAYQALVGNRPLVGLSVAVAMPELEDQPIFDLLDSVYQTGETFRASEMLVQLDHDNEGRRELEKCYYNFIYQARHDQRGAITGIFVFAYDVTPQVLARQEVQNLNEELAAINEEMATTNEELRASNDEFIATNTALAHSEQALCSLNQELESRVVARTQESQTGRDEAERQRIRFQRVFEQAPVAICVFHGPDYVLEIVNPPMARMLGRAQSQLVGLPFFEAVPEMQAQGLRVLLDEVRRTGVAFVAQEQPIRLAHHKADEVGYFNFVYQPLHNEQGQPTGITCIATEVTEQVLARQTTEAATQRPRLLTDALPVLISYVDRDELYQFVNQSYRRWFGRDPETMMGKSVLEIIGPAAYAPVQDYIARALAGEHLEFEARMPHREGFVRHTRTDYIPDVHHGEVRGFYALVTDITEQVDARQHVQELNEELAAINEEMLAANEELRDTNDRLNHTNVDLDTFVYTASHDLKAPIANIEGLLLALAEQLPATVRHAPDVTHLLDMMSGSVTRFQRTLGHLTDVSKLQQAHAEPAEAVDLAALAETVRLDLEPALAAAGGHLNLDVADCPTVRFSPKNLRSILYNLLSNAIKYQVPGRAPQVLLCATRRQGQVQLEVHDNGLGLTEAEQTKLFVMFRRLHTHVEGTGVGLYMVKRMVENAGGSIRVQSEPGVGSTFTVVLPDRA, from the coding sequence ATGCCTGATTCTCCCCACCCTCCACTACCGGCCGACCTTCTCTCTTCGCAGGACCTGTTGCAGGTGGTGCTCAACACTTCCCAAAACGGCATTATGCTGCTGCGGCCCGTATATGATGCCACCGGCACCACCATTGTGGACCTGGCCTGGGCGTACCTCAACCCCGCCGCCCGGCAAATGCTGAGCCTGCCCGAGCATCCCACCGAGTCCTTCCTCTCGCTGTTTCCGACGGCGGTGGCGGCCGGTGTATTCGGCTTCTACCGCGACGCATTTTTGAGCGGCCAGGAGGCGCGCCGCCAGAACAACTACCAGCACGACGGCCTCAATGGCTACTACCTGCTGGTGGCCCAGCGCCAGGGCGAGGTATTGGTGGTGAACTTCACCGACACCAACGACCAGACCCGCTCGGCCATCGTAGAGGAGCTACGCATCAGCCAGGCCCGCGAGCTGGAGGCCCGCGCCGAAACCGAGCAGCAGCGCCAGCAGCTGGAGCAGATGCTGCACGACGCCCCGGCCATGATTTGCGTGTTCGACGGGCCGCAGCACACCTTTCAGTTCGTGAACCAGGCCTACCAGGCGCTGGTGGGCAACCGGCCCCTCGTAGGGCTGTCCGTTGCCGTGGCCATGCCCGAGCTGGAGGACCAGCCCATTTTCGACCTGCTGGATAGTGTGTACCAGACCGGCGAAACCTTCCGGGCCTCGGAGATGCTGGTGCAGCTCGACCACGACAACGAAGGCCGCCGGGAGCTGGAAAAATGCTACTACAACTTCATCTACCAGGCCCGGCACGACCAGCGGGGGGCCATCACCGGCATTTTTGTGTTTGCCTACGACGTGACGCCGCAGGTGCTGGCCCGCCAGGAAGTGCAGAACCTGAACGAAGAGCTGGCGGCCATCAACGAGGAAATGGCCACTACCAACGAGGAGCTGCGGGCCAGCAACGACGAGTTTATAGCGACCAATACGGCCCTGGCCCACTCGGAGCAGGCCCTTTGCAGCCTCAACCAGGAGCTGGAAAGCCGCGTGGTGGCCCGCACCCAAGAAAGCCAGACGGGCCGGGACGAGGCCGAGCGCCAGCGCATTCGGTTCCAGCGCGTGTTCGAGCAGGCACCGGTTGCCATCTGCGTGTTTCACGGGCCCGACTATGTGCTGGAAATCGTGAACCCACCCATGGCCCGCATGCTGGGCCGAGCACAGAGCCAACTGGTGGGCCTGCCATTTTTTGAGGCGGTGCCGGAAATGCAGGCACAGGGCCTGCGGGTCCTACTCGACGAGGTGCGCCGCACGGGCGTAGCCTTTGTGGCGCAGGAGCAGCCCATTCGCCTGGCCCACCACAAAGCCGACGAGGTGGGATACTTCAATTTTGTGTACCAGCCGCTGCACAACGAGCAGGGCCAGCCCACCGGCATTACCTGCATCGCCACCGAGGTAACCGAACAGGTGCTGGCCCGCCAGACCACCGAAGCCGCCACCCAGCGCCCGCGCCTGCTCACCGATGCCCTACCCGTGCTCATCTCCTATGTTGACCGCGACGAGCTTTATCAGTTCGTGAATCAGTCGTATCGCCGCTGGTTCGGCCGCGACCCCGAAACCATGATGGGCAAGTCGGTGCTGGAGATAATCGGCCCCGCGGCCTACGCCCCCGTGCAGGACTACATTGCGCGGGCGCTGGCCGGCGAGCACCTGGAGTTCGAGGCCCGCATGCCCCACCGCGAGGGCTTTGTGCGGCACACCCGCACCGACTACATTCCCGATGTGCACCACGGCGAAGTACGTGGCTTTTATGCCCTCGTCACCGACATTACTGAGCAGGTGGACGCCCGCCAGCACGTGCAGGAGCTGAATGAGGAGCTGGCCGCCATCAACGAAGAAATGCTGGCCGCCAACGAGGAGCTGCGCGACACCAACGACCGGCTCAACCACACCAACGTGGACCTGGACACGTTCGTTTACACCGCCTCGCACGACCTCAAAGCCCCCATTGCCAACATCGAAGGCCTGCTGCTGGCCCTGGCCGAGCAGCTGCCCGCCACCGTGCGCCACGCCCCCGACGTGACCCACCTGCTGGACATGATGAGTGGCTCGGTCACCCGTTTTCAGCGCACCCTCGGCCACCTCACCGATGTGAGCAAGCTGCAGCAGGCCCACGCCGAGCCCGCCGAAGCCGTGGACCTGGCCGCCCTGGCCGAAACCGTGCGCCTCGACCTGGAACCGGCCCTGGCCGCCGCCGGCGGCCACCTCAACCTGGATGTGGCCGACTGCCCCACCGTGCGCTTTTCGCCCAAAAACCTGCGCAGCATCCTGTATAACCTGCTCAGCAACGCCATTAAGTACCAGGTGCCGGGCCGGGCCCCGCAGGTGCTGCTGTGCGCCACGCGCCGCCAGGGCCAGGTGCAGCTGGAAGTGCACGACAACGGCCTGGGCCTGACCGAAGCCGAGCAGACCAAGCTGTTTGTGATGTTCCGGCGCCTGCACACCCACGTCGAGGGCACCGGCGTGGGCCTGTACATGGTCAAGCGCATGGTAGAAAACGCGGGTGGCAGCATCCGGGTGCAGAGCGAGCCGGGCGTAGGCTCCACCTTCACCGTAGTGCTGCCCGACCGCGCCTGA
- a CDS encoding ABC transporter ATP-binding protein, whose amino-acid sequence MLQLTNFSKSYRGRAVLRINSFAFASGTSWVQGANGSGKSTLLSAIAGITPFEGDILLAGKLSVKKQAVAYRRLVNFAEAEPVFPEFLTGRKLIDLFRTAKNGPPHQEDFYLEGLHMTAYVHEPVGSYSSGMLKKLSLVLAFLGQPTCIVLDEPLTTLDAAAIPVLCAWMAHQHAQQGTSFLLSYHQAFAAGALPDMQQLLIEHTTLRHAR is encoded by the coding sequence ATGCTGCAACTCACGAATTTTAGCAAGTCCTACCGCGGGCGGGCGGTACTGCGCATCAATTCGTTTGCCTTCGCCTCCGGCACCTCCTGGGTTCAGGGGGCCAATGGCTCGGGCAAGAGTACCCTGCTCAGCGCCATTGCCGGCATCACGCCGTTTGAGGGCGATATTTTGCTGGCGGGGAAATTGAGCGTTAAAAAACAAGCGGTGGCCTACCGCCGCCTCGTCAATTTTGCCGAAGCCGAGCCCGTATTTCCCGAATTCCTGACCGGCCGCAAGCTGATTGACCTGTTCCGAACGGCCAAGAACGGCCCACCCCACCAGGAGGACTTCTACCTAGAAGGCCTGCACATGACGGCCTACGTGCACGAACCGGTAGGCTCCTATTCGAGTGGCATGCTCAAGAAGCTGTCGCTGGTACTCGCTTTTCTTGGCCAGCCCACCTGCATCGTGCTCGACGAGCCGCTGACCACCCTGGACGCGGCGGCTATTCCGGTGCTGTGCGCGTGGATGGCCCACCAGCACGCCCAGCAGGGCACCAGCTTCCTGCTCTCCTACCACCAAGCCTTTGCGGCGGGGGCGCTGCCAGACATGCAGCAGCTGCTCATCGAACACACCACCCTGCGTCACGCCAGATGA
- a CDS encoding double zinc ribbon domain-containing protein, with product MLQAASSLFGGLGRAENAAYHIQRAVGGKAHDDALQTAVAEGTQQFKQCTRCGHWVCPDACWNHSAGLCESCAPDEQEELRAQQAQATSEQIRTKTREQDYTKNLDFLNRDPLLQCQSCQSYQSYQSYQTKLAPGQKFCPSCGTPATAQTQPRHCTSCGEALKPAQKFCPGCGTKVG from the coding sequence TTGCTGCAGGCGGCCAGCAGCCTGTTTGGCGGGCTGGGCAGGGCCGAAAACGCGGCCTACCACATTCAGCGGGCCGTGGGCGGCAAGGCGCACGACGACGCCCTGCAAACCGCCGTGGCCGAGGGCACGCAGCAGTTCAAGCAGTGCACCCGCTGCGGCCACTGGGTGTGCCCCGATGCCTGCTGGAACCACAGCGCCGGCCTCTGCGAAAGCTGCGCCCCCGACGAGCAGGAGGAGCTTCGCGCCCAGCAGGCCCAAGCCACGAGCGAGCAAATTCGGACCAAAACGCGCGAGCAGGATTACACCAAAAACCTCGATTTCCTAAACCGCGACCCGCTGCTGCAATGCCAGAGCTGCCAGAGCTACCAGAGCTACCAGAGCTACCAGACCAAGCTGGCCCCAGGCCAGAAGTTCTGCCCCAGTTGCGGCACTCCGGCCACCGCCCAAACCCAGCCCCGCCACTGCACCAGCTGCGGCGAGGCGCTGAAACCGGCACAGAAATTCTGCCCCGGCTGCGGCACCAAGGTGGGGTAG
- a CDS encoding spondin domain-containing protein produces the protein MPCSLHRLGLWPAMLGLAACTNTSPAGQPPAPTIGPALYRVTFEATWSADTHANFPAGAHFSAVIGASHRADGLLFRPGQLASTGIRDMAERGNNTALRTEITTLASSGAAFRMLEGRVINSPGMVADTIRLDAAHPRLSLVTMIAPSPDWFAVLEDENLLDANGQWVAQRRVPARAYDAGTDSGPSFTAPDQATLPAGVVAPLRLPPATGPAPDGPPLGTWLLERIK, from the coding sequence ATGCCTTGTTCACTCCATCGCCTGGGCCTGTGGCCCGCCATGCTTGGGCTGGCAGCCTGCACCAACACCAGCCCGGCCGGGCAGCCCCCCGCCCCAACTATTGGGCCGGCCCTGTACCGCGTCACGTTCGAAGCCACCTGGAGCGCCGACACGCACGCCAACTTCCCGGCCGGGGCGCATTTTTCGGCAGTTATCGGGGCTTCACACCGGGCCGATGGGCTGCTGTTTCGGCCCGGCCAGCTGGCCAGTACCGGCATCAGGGACATGGCGGAGCGCGGCAACAATACCGCGTTGCGGACCGAAATAACGACCTTGGCAAGCAGTGGCGCGGCTTTCCGAATGTTGGAGGGGCGCGTTATCAACTCGCCGGGGATGGTGGCCGACACCATTCGCCTCGACGCCGCCCACCCCCGCCTGAGCCTGGTGACGATGATTGCGCCGAGCCCGGACTGGTTTGCGGTGCTGGAAGACGAAAACCTGCTCGATGCCAACGGCCAATGGGTGGCCCAGCGCCGGGTGCCCGCCCGTGCCTACGACGCCGGCACCGACAGCGGCCCCAGCTTTACCGCCCCCGACCAGGCCACCCTGCCGGCCGGCGTGGTAGCCCCGCTACGGCTGCCGCCCGCCACCGGCCCCGCGCCCGACGGCCCGCCGCTGGGCACCTGGCTCCTGGAGCGCATCAAATAA
- a CDS encoding peroxiredoxin-like family protein has protein sequence MKSFLNLTGALALLAAPALAQQAPAPSLTASALAVGSMAPAFKGQDAAGRPVELRQLLKKGPVVLYFYRGQWCPYCNKELSQLQDSLQVLTAKGAQVVVITPETPANIDQTVAKTKASFPIVHDQNLTIMKAYKTAFVVDDATAKKYMGFGVDLKKANGLDQNILPVPATYVIGQDGKIKFAYFNTDYRHRTSVRQVAQAL, from the coding sequence ATGAAGTCCTTTTTGAATCTTACCGGCGCACTGGCACTGCTGGCCGCTCCGGCGCTGGCCCAGCAAGCCCCCGCTCCATCACTCACGGCCTCGGCCCTGGCGGTGGGTAGCATGGCTCCGGCTTTTAAAGGCCAGGATGCCGCCGGCCGGCCAGTAGAGTTGCGCCAGCTCTTGAAAAAGGGCCCCGTAGTGCTGTATTTCTACCGTGGACAGTGGTGCCCGTATTGCAACAAGGAGCTGAGCCAGCTGCAGGATTCGCTGCAGGTGCTCACGGCCAAGGGCGCGCAAGTGGTGGTGATAACTCCCGAAACGCCGGCCAACATCGACCAGACGGTGGCCAAAACCAAGGCGTCGTTCCCCATCGTACATGACCAGAACCTGACCATTATGAAGGCCTACAAAACGGCTTTTGTGGTGGACGATGCCACGGCGAAAAAGTACATGGGCTTCGGCGTCGACCTGAAAAAGGCCAATGGGCTCGACCAGAACATTCTGCCCGTGCCCGCCACCTACGTCATCGGTCAGGATGGCAAAATCAAGTTTGCCTACTTCAACACCGACTACCGCCACCGCACCAGCGTGCGGCAGGTGGCCCAGGCGCTGTAA
- a CDS encoding NAD-dependent epimerase/dehydratase family protein — translation MKTALLAGATGLIGSQLLPLLLASDRYTKVIVVGRKAVPTIHPKLVQVVTELDKLDEARLKLIADDVYCCLGTTMKQAGSKEAFFKVDFLYVVQLAALAASNFAAQFMVVSSMGADAESSIYYSRVKGEMEAAVRQTPFRAIHIFRPSLLLGERAQPRLGERLGAIVLRLVSPLLRGPLLKYRPVAGATVAAAMLHAAEDDGGGVRVHLSDELARD, via the coding sequence TACCGGCCTCATTGGTTCACAACTACTGCCGCTGCTGCTGGCTTCGGACCGCTACACCAAGGTGATTGTGGTGGGCCGCAAGGCTGTGCCCACTATCCATCCCAAGCTGGTGCAGGTGGTCACGGAGCTGGACAAGCTGGATGAGGCGCGCCTAAAGCTCATCGCCGACGACGTGTACTGCTGCCTGGGCACCACCATGAAGCAGGCGGGCTCGAAGGAGGCATTTTTCAAAGTCGATTTCCTGTACGTAGTGCAGCTGGCAGCGCTGGCGGCCAGCAACTTTGCCGCGCAGTTCATGGTGGTATCCAGCATGGGGGCCGATGCCGAAAGCTCCATCTACTACAGCCGGGTGAAGGGCGAAATGGAAGCCGCCGTGCGCCAGACGCCTTTCCGGGCCATTCATATTTTCCGGCCCTCGCTGCTGCTGGGCGAGCGGGCGCAGCCCCGCCTGGGCGAACGCCTGGGGGCCATAGTGCTACGGCTGGTGAGCCCGCTGCTGCGCGGCCCGCTGCTGAAGTACCGCCCCGTGGCCGGGGCCACAGTAGCCGCCGCCATGCTCCACGCCGCCGAGGATGACGGCGGGGGTGTGCGCGTGCATCTTTCCGACGAACTGGCCCGGGACTAA